The region ACAACGGGAGGCCTCGAACGCGTCGTGTTAGTTGTATCTGATAGTCCGACGGATTGAATCCCTGTGCACCTTCATCGCTGAAAATATCGGTAGGAACCTTCCTGGGCGTGGGCCTTTTTGCGAGTTCCGGATCGCGGTAGATGATCGCACCGCAATCGTATGGGGAAAATAGCCACTTGTGGGGATCGATCGTGACACTGTCCGAGTGTTCGATACCATTAAATAGATGCCGCACTGAACGAGCCGCCAATGCTCCGCCACCGTAGGCGGCATCAACGTGAAACCAGATCTCCTCTGATCTACATATCGTAGCGATACCCGCGAGATCGTCAATTATTCCCGCGTTGGTCGTACCGGCCGTTGCTATCACAGCGAACACACGGGCACGGTCCTCCGCGGACATCCGAGCAAGGTCTCAGCCAAATGAGAGCCTCTTCGAGGCGACTTTCGTTTCGATCAGAAGGACATCGGCGTCGATGACCTTCGCCATCGCCTGATCGACGAATGTGCCCCGTTCGGGGGCGATCACGATGCCGGGTGTTTTAGAATTGCGTTCGTCGCGGTCGCCAATATTCGCGGGCGGTGACCATTGCTGAAAGATTTGCCTCAGTGCCTCCGCTTGTAAAAACACCGAAAGCGCCAGCGGGCATTCCGGTCAGTGACACCAGCCACGCCATCGCCTGGTTCTCAGCAAAGATGCAGCCGGCTCCTCCAGCCAGAAAAGCTCCGCGAACACTGGTCGCCGAGGTCACTAGATCCGAACATCACCGCCGCCCTGGTCGGAGATGCGGGAAACGAAGGCAAGATGCCGGGATGATCGATCGGACACTTGCTTTGACCAAAACGTCCTAAAAAGGGCAAATGCCTTCTCGCCGCCGATGCCCTTAGGTGTGACCGTTTCGCCCATGAGGGCCTTTAGCTCCCTCTGCCTTCTTAGGAAGCCAAGCTTAGATCGGTGTCAAATACGACTGATCGCGTATTTAATAACGTCGAGCGACATCTCGACAAGATCTATGTCTACGTTGTGCATAAAACTGTGGGTCGAAAGCGCGCCTTATGTGACTGCTATGGTATCAGATGCTGGCAAAGTGTCCGATCACGACCGACAATACGACGGCCGTGCCGTAGATGATCCTCCCAGACGCCGATCTGCATCGCTTTCATTCTTGTTCGCCCCGGTGAAAGTCCCGCGATAGCCCGATAGCCAGTACCGACATAGCCAGGATCGTTCAGAAACGGACTGAGTCCAGAATAGGCCAGGCTGCGGTCAGAATAAGAGCGCGACATGGGCGAGCGTCGGGACCACACGAGAATGCCGCTTGCCTTTCGAGCCGCAATCGCTCACGAACATACAGAATAGAGGCAATTGACCTTGATGCAAAGATCGCCCAAAGTGCGATAGCATTCGCGAGCGACATACTGCTGACAGGCCGATCGCTGCGATCGAGCTGACATAACGACAGCTCCGGTCAGTTCAGGTATCAGCTTTCGGCTTTGCCCCGATGCATCAATATATATTTGAAAAAGAGCTAGCGGCAAGACCCAAGTAAAAGGAAGGAGCGGTCGAAAGCCTACGGTTAACAGCGTACCGGCGAGGCCTACGGAGAATATCGCACCGTAGCAAAGCAAAAATCGAAAGGCCAGGCTCGCACGCTCCCTGTTTCGCATTCCAAAGCGGTCGGCGAGCAGGACCTTTAGCGGTTGCCGTGTGAGAAACGCACCGATAGTAAGACAGGCGATCCAGGGAGCTCCGGTTGAATACGCGATCGCCAGACCGGCAATTTGGGGTTCGAGCAAAATGCCCCATCCACCGTGTTCGACCGGAAGAAGCGACTTGCCGCACTCGAACAACTCTAACTGGTGCTGTTATCGGTGCGGCAGTCGACATGCTTTGGTTCATTCCGAGCGAAAGTGAGGCTCGAGCCTTTTGTTCGAGTTCGATAGCACGTGGAAAGAGCAGATTGTTCTCCAAGGTGAATATGCTGGTGCAAGTCGCGCTCAAACTCCCCGAGCCGATGATACAGGGCGGTGAAACTCGGGCACGCCTCCGCCGGCAGCGTGTAGTCATTCGTAACTCGACGCATATTGACAAGGATTTCGCCGACTTCTTCATGCTCGATGTTCATCATATTCACCGGATGCTGAACAGTTCCGAAGGGCGGAAACGCAACGTTAAGATGATTTGAGTAACTATGCTCTAGTTTTTGAATATAAGGGAACAGAACCATTTCTTCTTTCATCATGTGCGGTTCCAGATCATCACACAATGCTTGGAAGAGATCTTTCAACTCAAGTAGATATGTATAATGATCACCATGACGGCTCGCGACCTTAGCCATCAGCGGGGTCAAATGGCTCATTTCGTCGCGTGTATAGACGTGATGTTTATCCAAAATATGATCAACGAGATCGCTCAAGTCCATTTTGGAGAACGATTCTTGATCACTATTTGTTGATCCACCCAGGACGCCATCGATCTTCTCTTTGACTATTTCCGGACTCGCCCCGACGTTTCGACAGGCGTCATCGAACGGCGTGTCTCCATGACAACAATAGTCGATCTTGAATTCCTCAAAGACGCGCGTTGTCAACGGCATTTCAAGTGCTATTTCGCGGACCGTTTTACCTTGAACACTGATCATTAATTAATCCTCCAAATGTATACTCCAGCATAATTGTCGCCGATGTTTACAGGGGGAAATATGATCTCGGTCATGTTCTCAAACTTATGACAGCTCTCCGAATGACGTTTGCTTCCTCATTTATCCTTAAACTTGATTAGTAAGATTGATACTTTTGGCGATGCCTTGATTTCGTGAATCACATCCGGCTCAATCGTAACAAGAACCCCCTTCTTGCAGTTCTACTTCTTCTTTTTCTTGGCCGACAATGAGTTTGCCTTCGCCCGCGATACATTGAATCGTAATCGGTTCGGCGGCGCTATGTGCTTCTAACACGGCCTTGTTGCGCAGCGTGATTTGGACGATTTTTCGGCGTTCACCATCAAAAAGAGGCGTAACCTCTTTATCTTTGCCGTCACCGATTTTAGTTTGTAAATTCAACTTTTGCATAATTCTTTCCTGACTATTGACATTAAAACCGATGACCGTAAAAATCATCAGAACAACCCCTAAAACTACAGATAAAAATAAAATTTTCTTCATTTTGACAAACCTCCACCTTGCCTCCGAAACTTTATTAAGATTCAGACAGTAAAAAATACTCGATTAGCCGATCAGATTATTTCCCTCTGGTTGAAATCCGAAACCGCGCGTAAAGCGGGCAAAAGCTAATCAAGCTCGCTAGCAACAACACAATTCGGACAATCGCCGGGCCTTTATGGTCGGACCGGGAAAATGCTGTTGTAACCCCAAATCGTCGTATCATTGGGCTTAGCATGCGGCGTCGCCTTTGGGGTGGGGATAGCGGTCAGACTGGTCTTCGTCGTTGTGGGCATTTAGACAAACAAAGTCCTTTTCGATCAATATTCTTATTTCAGTATGTTCGTCCGCTAGATAGGTTCCGGCAAGGCTAACCTCGTCGGAACTGGCCCAGGTATTGGCATCGGAGGCAGGTACGCGAACCACGATTATCCCGTCCGCAAAAGAGGCCGAAAAATTACTGTCGGGCGTCTTTTCGAGCACGTAGCCAAAGTCGTTTTTTCCTAGCCCAAACCGCACATTGTCCCCTATGGCTCCTGTTTGATCAAAAGTTTTCACTTCGGAGCGGCCCAACCGAAAACGAAGAGTGTTTTCTCTAATTCGAAGTTTCATGATCCAATTCTCAACACAAGTCTTGCACTAAGGAACTTAGCAGGACACGGCTCAACCAAATATGATCCAGATCACCTTTTTACAAGGCCTAACGGACAAGAGTACGAAGGTGATCAGTCGTTTCGACGAATATTCTTCCGCCAACTATTTTCAGATATCCCTTTTCCGCGAGCTTTCGGATGGTCCGGATCGTGGTCTCAAGCGAAAGCCCTGCCATCTCAGCTATATCTTGCCGTCGATGGGTAATCTTCTTGACTTCGCCGCCATTCATTTCCCCCGTAAGCCGCAAAATAACGGTCGCAACACGCTGCTCGGCCGATGGCGTGGCCAAAATCTGAACGGTATCGGCCCGGTCACGGAGAATGCCGCACATGCGGTTAATCACCAGGGACGAAAATTCGGACGATGATCCCATTAAGGCGAGAAAGTCGCCCCTCGGGACCATCAGAAGCTAGCTGTTCTCGATCGCGACGGCTGTAGCGGGAAACCGCTTTCCGTCCATCGCCGGCGGGATGGCAAATATCTCGCCAGCCTGAAACGTGCCAATGATGATCTCCTTACCCGCCTCAGGATAGCGAACCATTTTGATCTTTCCAGAAAGTATGATCGGCAAGAATGTGGCCCGATCACCCTCAAAAAAAATGTGCTTACCGCTACCGAACGATCTTTTGCTGCCAATAGCAAAAAGGTCCTCCGTTAATTCGACACTAAAATGGTCTGATATTTGACTCATAGACATATGAAGCCCCCAGCGATTCCCAAAACTTAATATTTCACATTTCATGAGCCAAATCATAAATCGAACGACCGAATTTGATATTTAATAAAGGAGCATGAGAGGACTCAATGAGATTTTTTCGTCACTTTTACTAACGAATTGACTGTGATCTATCCCGTTTACGAAGGCCTTCTACTCATTTTTACGTACCGCTATCGATCCGGATCTTCTTTGACCGCGAGTTTTCACGCTGCCATCGCATAAATACGCGCCTGGTATTTTCGCCTGTAACGTTTCGAATATATGATAACTATCTAGCCCAAGGAATTGCTCCATTTTTGTAGCACCATATTCTTTTAGGTTGGCACTCATTTTGCAAACGACAATGGTTGCCATTTAATGAAAAACGAATGCCCATCGATATCACCAAGCCAGCAAATTTGATTAATTACCGCGACCCGACCTTGATCGGGCTCGGCGCATCAATGGCTCTGACGGCACTTGTTATTATCGGTTCGCGTAATCTTGAACATTTCGATTCGGCCTTATTTGGGTATTTGATCGCGAGTATCGTCGCGTTCGGCGCAATCTTTTTCCGATATGCACTTTGGCTGCAGCGTCCGGCGACGCGGGCATATTTTTCGCGTGGGCTAAAGCTGTTTTTCCAGCGAAAGAAATTTGCCCGCAATACGATAGACGCGACAAAAACGGTTGGCATAAATATGCTCGCGCAAAAGTTCATCTTTAAACGGGCAAAAGCGAGATGGCTGATGCATTTTCTGATCATGTGGGGTTGTATCCTGTCCGCAGCCATCACATTCCCGCTTGTTTGGGGCTGGATACATTTCAAACTTGAGAACGAGACGGCGTACAGGGCCTATCTATTCGGCTTTCCCGTGCAGTCGATGGACGTCCACAGCGTAATGGCTTTTTTACGTTCAAGGCACTCAATTTCACTGCCATCATGGTTCTAGCGGGCTGTGCTATTGCGATCCATCGCCGCTTAAAAGACCGCGGAGCAATTGCGGTCCAGCAATTTCTTTTGGATTTTGTTCCGCATCTTCTGTTGATTGCGATCTGTGTCTCGGGTCTCATGCTAACGGCATCGAGCACGTATTTCGGTGGTTATATGTACTCGTTCATTGCGCTGAGCCATCAAGCGATCGTGATAATGACGCTTTTCTTCCTACCGTTTGGCAAGCTGTTTCATATCGTCCAGCGTCCGGCCTCGATCGGCGTGGAACTCTATCAGCAGCGAGCCAAAGAAATGGAGCAGGCAAAATGTCGGCGGTGCGGCGTAGAATTCGCATCCGTTATGTGGCTCGGCGATCTGAAGAGCGTCGTCGAAAAAGTTGGTTTTGACTACACAATGGAAAATGGCGAAACATTGCAGGATTATTGTCCGCGTTGCAAACGTGGGTAATGCGAGGCCTGGCATACTCCGTCCTTATGGATCGCCCCGATAAGGTGTTTCACGGCTCACGTGCCGACAGCGAATAATAAACAATGTCAAAAGTTGAGAATCTCGCAAGTATCATTGACCGTTTCGGCCCCTCATTTGCACGATGAGCCAATAGGCGGTTGGAGCGCCGAACGAAAAATTGACAAGATGGTGCCCACCCACTGTCCATATTGCGGAATGCAATGCGGCATGAATCTACTGGTCGAAAAGAATCACGTTGTCGGCGTAGAACCGCGTTACGATTTTCCGGTTAACGAAGGCCGGCTGTGTCCAAGGAGTGACCGCGTATCTGCAGACACACCATCCCGACCGGCTTGAATACCCGCTGATAAAGCGAAACGGCAATTTTGAGCGGGCAAGCTGGGACGAGGCGCTCGACCTGATCGTTTCGAAGTTTAAGGGACTACAGGAAAAATACGGCAAGGATTCGATCGCTGTTTATTCGGGCTCGTCACTGACGACCGAAAAGACATATCTCGTTGGTAAATTTGCCCGCCTTGGAGTGCAGACCAGGTACCTTGACTACAACGGACGACTTTGCATGGCATCCGCCGCAGGCGGCAACAACAAGGCGTTCGGCATCGACCGGGCGGCAAACCCGTGGAGCGATATTCCCCACGCGGAAGTTCTGATAATTGCCGGAGCAAATTGTGCCGAGACGTTCCCCATCCTCAATGGATTTCTCTGGAAACAGCGTGACAACGGTGGTGTGTGGATAGTCATCGATCCGCGTGAGACCCCAACAGCTCGTCAGGGCGATCTGCATTTACAACTCAAGCCCGGTACAGACGTCGCGGTCGCCAACGGCATCTTGAATGTCCTGATCACCGAAAACCTGATCGATCAGGCATTTATCGATAGCCGAACCAACGATTGGGAAGCGGCTAAAACGGCTGCATTAAATTATCCACCCGATGTCGCTTCGGAAATCTCCGGCGTCCCAGCGGAAAAGATCATTCAGGCCGCTCGCCTCTACGGTCGTGCAAAAACCGGCATGATAATGCACGCCCGCGGCATCGAGCACCATTCGAACGGAACCGAGAACGTACTGAGTTATATCAATATCGCACTTGCGACCGGGAAGATCGGCTCGGAAGGCCGCGGTTACGGCACGATCACCGGCCAGGGCAACGGGCAGGGCGGCCGTGAGCATGGACAAAAGGCCGACCAACTTCCAGGCTATCGGTCGATGCTCAATCCTGAACATCGGAAATACATAGCCGAAGTTTGGGGCATTGACGAATCAGAATTGCCTGAAGCGGGCGTATCTGCGGTCGAGCTTTTTAACAAAATGCGCGAGGGCGAGATCAAAGGGCTACTGTCGATATGCAGCAACATGATGGTCTCGCTTCCGGACACCAACAAGGTCCGCGAATCGCTAGAGGGGCTCGAATTTAACGTCTGCATCGATTTCTTTTTGTCCGAAAGTGCCCGTTATGCCGACGTTGTCCTTCCCGGAACAACATGGTCCGAAGACGAAGGGACGACTACCAGCGGCGAGGGCCGAGTGATAAAGATCAATCAGGCGATAGATCCGCCCGGTGAAGCTCGCCATGATTGGCGAACACTACAGGAGATCGCGTCCGGATGGGCCGCGGTAAGTACTTTCAATTTGAGTCGCCAGGCAATATTTGACGAACTACGCGTCGCCTCCAAAGGTGGTAAGGCTGACTATTTCGGCATCACTTACGAAAAGATCGACAAACAGGACGGCGTCTTCTGGCCGTGCCCGACCGAGGAAAGCAAGGGGACGCCACGCCTTTTCGAGGAGCGTTTTGCTCACGATGACGGTAAGGCAAAATTTCACGCGATCGAATACAAAGGTGCCGCCGAGAAACCCGATGATGAATATCCTCTGATCTTTACCAGCGGACGTATAGTTCACCAGTATTTGTCGGGTAATCAGACCCGGCGTATCGGCTTTCTTGTTCAGCAGTGTCCGGAGCCTTTCGTTGAGATGCATCCTGAAACCGCTATGAAATACAAGATCAACGACGGCGAGCGGGTGAAGGTGATCTCGCGTCGTGGTGAAGGTATTTTTCCCGCTCTTGTCGTAAAAACCATAAGGCCGGACACTATTTTTATCCCGTATCACTGGGGCGAGGAACTCGCCGCAAATCAGATCACCAACGCAGCCCTCGACCCGACCTCAAAGATACCGGAATTCAAGGCATGTGCCGCCCGTTTAGAGAAGATACATACGAGAGAATTGCCGATACTAGGCGAGGTGCGAAAGGGAACGTCACAGAACGAAGTGCAGAGAGGAAAATAGCGCATGAATGAAACCATGTTTATCGATCCGCAGCGATGCATAGGGTGTAGGTCCTGTGTAGCCGCTTGTCGCGAGTGTTCGACGCATAAGGGCTACTCGATGATCTTCGTCGATTACATCGACCGCAGCGAAACCACTGCAACCATGCCGACCATCTGCATGCACTGCGAAGAGCCGACTTGTGCTCTGGTCTGTCCGGCGGACGCGATCAAACAAAACGAGGATGGCGTTGTGATGTCGGCTCTCAAACCCCGCTGCTTGGATTGCCGCAACTGTGTAAATGCCTGCCCTTTCGGCGTACCGAAATACAACTCTGCGATGCATCTGCAGATGAAATGCGACATGTGTTACGACCGAACAAGCGAGGGTCTAATGCCAATGTGCCAGCGTTTGCCCGACCGGAGCATTATCCTTCGGCACCTATGAGCAGATCGTTCCGCTGCGAAGGACCAAGCCGGTCAATGCTCACGTTTTTGGCAATCAGAGTGTCAAGACAAAGGTCTATATGATGCTGCCGACGGACGCCGACGAGGTCAGCATCGACGGGTGCGGCGTTTTCGAGGGACAGATAGCCCTCGATGGCGCTCCTGTGAGGGAAGAATCGTGGATAGACACTCAAGTGGAGGAATCCGATAAAAGCAATGAATTCTAAAGCATTCGATCAAGAATCAATCAAGAAGATACTAGCCGCAGATAATGAAATATCGGATGAAAGCAACGTCCGCACGGCGACCGCCCCGTTTCAGGCCGAGTTCCCTTACGAACGCGACAGCGAAGCTCAGGTTACAAGGC is a window of Acidobacteriota bacterium DNA encoding:
- a CDS encoding winged helix-turn-helix domain-containing protein, which produces MGSSSEFSSLVINRMCGILRDRADTVQILATPSAEQRVATVILRLTGEMNGGEVKKITHRRQDIAEMAGLSLETTIRTIRKLAEKGYLKIVGGRIFVETTDHLRTLVR
- a CDS encoding cyclic nucleotide-binding domain-containing protein, which encodes MSQISDHFSVELTEDLFAIGSKRSFGSGKHIFFEGDRATFLPIILSGKIKMVRYPEAGKEIIIGTFQAGEIFAIPPAMDGKRFPATAVAIENS
- the ric gene encoding iron-sulfur cluster repair di-iron protein, producing MISVQGKTVREIALEMPLTTRVFEEFKIDYCCHGDTPFDDACRNVGASPEIVKEKIDGVLGGSTNSDQESFSKMDLSDLVDHILDKHHVYTRDEMSHLTPLMAKVASRHGDHYTYLLELKDLFQALCDDLEPHMMKEEMVLFPYIQKLEHSYSNHLNVAFPPFGTVQHPVNMMNIEHEEVGEILVNMRRVTNDYTLPAEACPSFTALYHRLGEFERDLHQHIHLGEQSALSTCYRTRTKGSSLTFARNEPKHVDCRTDNSTS
- a CDS encoding YwiC-like family protein; protein product: MLEPQIAGLAIAYSTGAPWIACLTIGAFLTRQPLKVLLADRFGMRNRERASLAFRFLLCYGAIFSVGLAGTLLTVGFRPLLPFTWVLPLALFQIYIDASGQSRKLIPELTGAVVMSARSQRSACQQYVARECYRTLGDLCIKVNCLYSVCS